AATCCTTTGGCACGCAAAATAGAAACGGCAACCGCACTGCGATAACCCGATTGACAATGCACATAAAGTGGCTTATTATCTTTTTCTAGCGTGTTACCAAAATTAATGAAATCCGTCAAGGGAATGTTCATTGCATTGTCAATATGTCCCTTATCAAATTCTTTCACTGTCCGTACATCCACAATATGACCTGGATCTGATCTTTCTCCAAATCTTCCTGCGCTTAGGTTTGTGACAGAATCTACAGGTTCCCGTTCTTTCCAGCGGTCTATACCACCGTCCAATATACCGATAACACCTGCATAGCCCAATTGCGCTAGACGCTCTGACACCACTTTATGGTCTTGCTCCTCAGCAACAATTAAGAGCTTTTGGTTTTTATCAGGGACAACCTGCTTTAGGAAAATATCAAATGGTCCCTTAAAACCTACATTGATCGATCCTGGAATGAAACCCTTTAAGAAATCATCACCTGACCTTGTATCCAAAACCACCACATCATGCTGTTTACGCAGTTTTCTAAATTGCTTCAAGGCAAGTAATGGTAAATCAGCTGTGGTATAATGTGATTCTTTTTGCTGTAGATTTGATTTTGCATTAGCTGGCAGAGCACCAGGACATATAAAGACAGCCCCTATCAATGCGGCTACTAAAATTCTGTTCATCTTATTTGCTATTTAAAGGGGATAAGTAATTTTTCCAATTCAGTTATTTTACCATTATAGATATTTAAATCAACATTTCCACGAATACCTGCCACAGAGCCTTTTTCTGAAAATTGCCAAAATGCCCAATGCTCTTTTGGATTTTCAATCCAAAAATTATAGTTCGCGATCCAGAGGGTATAGTTTGCGAATTCCTTTTCTAAAAAATCACTATAGAATTTATCTCCGGAGTATAGGATAGGTTTGACTTTATAATGTGCTTCCACCTCCTCGAGCCAACGTTTCAATCCCACTTTCAGGCTATCCATAGATTGCTGTTTCGGATGCTCCTCAATA
The window above is part of the Sphingobacterium sp. ML3W genome. Proteins encoded here:
- a CDS encoding rhodanese-like domain-containing protein, with the protein product MNRILVAALIGAVFICPGALPANAKSNLQQKESHYTTADLPLLALKQFRKLRKQHDVVVLDTRSGDDFLKGFIPGSINVGFKGPFDIFLKQVVPDKNQKLLIVAEEQDHKVVSERLAQLGYAGVIGILDGGIDRWKEREPVDSVTNLSAGRFGERSDPGHIVDVRTVKEFDKGHIDNAMNIPLTDFINFGNTLEKDNKPLYVHCQSGYRSAVAVSILRAKGFKNVCNIQGGYKALKDEIKEN